In the Bos mutus isolate GX-2022 chromosome 15, NWIPB_WYAK_1.1, whole genome shotgun sequence genome, TAATAGCAGGAAAGGGAACTTGCCCCAAAGTGAGCAGAATGCTGGCACCCCAAAAGGCTCCCCTGAACCCTGCTGCCTCCAGATAGGCTGGGGCAGAACcagaggaggggaaaggagatCTAGGAATTACCTTTTTACCTTTGTTCATTCTGTACCAGTATGTAAAAACCAACATCTAGTACCTCAGTTTTTCACAAAGCAATTTCATATCCATCATCTGGCTTAACCCCGTGAAACAGATGATTCTCTCATTTGatccatgaggaaactgagacttggaaAAGCAGAGTGACTTGCTCGTAAGTGGCAGAGCCATTTGAATCTTAGTCTGCGGTCTCTTTCCCTCCAGTCTGAATCCACACACAGGCTTGTGGACTGAAACGCGATGCTGTGCACCCTCTCCTGGCCCTTGTATGTAATTCAAGATCAAGGACAGACCCCAAGGCAAAAACAAGGTGTGGAAAGGCTGGGGTCTGGAAGAACCCAGGCATAGCACCCCTTTTGCGGGCTGAGCACCGGAGCCCCAGTTCAGCTGGCCTCACCCTCTTGCTTTGACGGAGATCCACAAGCCTGGCCAAGCTTGGGGAGTCATTGCAAAGGAACTGAGCCCAGGAGAACGAGGCAGTCGTGTGCCTGTGGTAGGATGAGCACACGTGGGATCACGGGCATCCATCAGGAGGTACCATGAGCATCATCCACAGTTACTGGATGGCCCAGTGGTCAAGCTGGACAGAAGGTCAGAGCTTGAGGGGCCCTGTCATTTTAGGAAGTCCAGCAAGCCAGAGAGGACAAGGGGTGCACCCACATGACATTCGAGCTGCAGCATGGCACCAGCAAAGCCCTCTCCACCCCGTTCCACTGCTTCTCACCAGTGCTACAAGCTTGGTGGGCAGGGTTAGGGGTACAGGTGGTTCCAGTCACCAGCCAACCCTCACGGCTTTCCCCACTTGTACCTGCCTCCCTCTCCTTAGCCTGGGGCCCAGGAAGCTGGAGTCTGGAAGCTGGAGTGCCCCCAAGTGGTAAGAGCCTGAAATTTAATCTTTCTGCCACATTTTGGAAAAAttgatttcctttcttccctgcaAGACAAGACAGTTGctgctcttcctctctctctcctggcaGTGACTGTAAAGTGAATATCCCCCTCCCTATATATTGAAAAAGGACACTCACCTGTCCAGTTTATTGTCTGTATACGAAGTACTTTGATATTGATTGCCaaaattcccattttatagatagaaaAAACTAAGTCTCTGAAAGCTTAAGagacttgccaaaggtcacataGCTCATGAGAGaaagagccaagatttgaactcTTCAAATCCTCTGCTCTTTCTGCTGACACCTGCAGGCCTTGGTGGCCAGCAtgcagaagggatgggctacctgTCTGCCCCTAAACAGAGGAACGCTCCAGGGAAACCTGGGAAGTCAGTCTTCCCTGCTGAGCAGATTTTTATGAGGAGCCCTGGAAACCCAGAGGCAGTTCCAGCTGGCAGCACTCGAAGGACAGGAATTTGCAATAAGAGGCCTAACTTGAGCAAAGCACTTTGGGGTCATGATGCCTAGGACTGAAGACGTGTTCAGGGGCAGCCCCAGGCACCTGTCCATTGAAAGACCTATGTCCTTAGGAAGCCTGTGTACCCTTGCTTTCTGACCCTGGAGAGCAGGCCCACTATCCAGACCCAGTGAGTTGGCACTTCCAGGGGACTTGATGTAGCCCTGAATGCTCAAAAGTACACCTGAATCCAGACCCTGGGTTTGTTTTTCCCAAGAGTGAGGACCAGGATCTAGAGAGACACTGTGCAGTCCTTCCACCTCATCCCAACTCTTACCCTTGGCCACCCAAAGTGTTCCAGAGATCTGGGAGTGTGTCTTCAGAGAGGCTGGCTTTGTTCCAAGTACCCTTCAGAAATGAATCACATGGAGCATAGGAGTAGTGCAGATCCTTTGGTCACAGAGTTCTGATGTCCTCACTGTGCAGACAGGACTCAGCCAGAGGTCCAGAGAGGCACTGGCTGAATCAGGCCTGGAGCCCTGCATGTCAGACCCTCAGCTCTGCTCTGAGGGAGGCGAGAGGGAGGCCTAGAGGGCACAGGTCTTGGTCACAGCACTGTGGCTGGATCAGTCACTGAGATGTCACCATGGTATTTGCTCCTCAATTGCAGTTCAAAGTACATGTGGAAGCTCTGCTTTTCACCCTGTATTCCACAGCACTGTAGGGCATGTGGTCCCCAGCTGATTGCCAAGCTTGGGAATCCAGAGGGGGCAGGTTGGGCAGTGGAGGGGCAGGCTCCATGCCAGTGTCCAGCCCCAGGAGAATCCAGGCTAGACTTCCCTCCAAAAGCTGGATCAGAGTGGAGACCCAGCCAGGCTAACATCGGGTTCCACAGCTGAGCCTGAGAGAGCTCAGCCTCCTTTGGGTGTGCCAGGTTGGTGGCAGGATTTGTCCTTTACCTGTCCACGTCCCCTCTAGAAAACCTGTTTCTGAAATTAGGCATTACATGGTTCTAGGGCCTGGCCTTTAAATTTCCTGGCAGGCCAGTTTCAACATTCCATAACCAATCTTGCCTGAGCCAGACTTGGGTCTCACTCCCTCACTTTCTCCAATGGGTATTTTCTACCTTGTGTGCTGTTGAGTCCAGCCCAGTAGCCAGGTGATTGGGGCTGGCTGCCACAAAGCCAGAAAGGGAAACTAGAACGCTTGCTTCCCTGTGGCTGCATCCATAGTCCCTGGGTCTTCTTGCTGTGGCAGTGAGGCCCTGTACCCAGTCCAGCTCCTGGTAGAGgggctattttccttttttgaagaGAACACATATAACAGCTTTGCTGATAAGTACCAGCCCATAGGTCTCAAAAGGGTGAAGTCATCTTTGGGCCTGACCCCAGCAAGACCAGCATCTCCAGGCTCCAGCCTTCCTCCTTGTGCCTGACAGTCAGGGAAAGAGTGGGACTGGCCAGAGACCACCTTCTCGGGTCAGCCAGCTTGTCTGGATCTATGGTGGGACTGCAGCTCTTCCTTACCCAAGGGGAGGTAAGGCCAGGCCTCTAGCAACGTGGCGTTGTCTGTCATGACCTTTAAAGGCCCAAGGGCCTGTCCCTGTCTCCTGACTAAAAGGCATCTGCATCCCTGTTCATATCACACAACAGAGAAACTTGTTCTCGTGGCATGTACCATCCCTGTGAGAGAGCGTTGtatatgattttgtattttttaattcgtTTTAATCTACAGGTTGGaatctagtttttaaattttattggaactcacattttaaaaagaaaaacatttaaaataataataataaacctttGACCGGTGTCTTCCAAGTAGTTTGAGCAAAGAACTTATAGGTGTTTTCAAAACACAGCCTGGAGTGTAAAGAGTGGAAAGCCCCGCGGCCTCGCTTGTGTGTATGAAGTGTAAATCTGGTTTTGTTCTGTTGTTTTGGattcttttgggtttttgttcCGTTTTGTTTTGAAGATCAGATAGTGATCACTCTGAAAGATTGAAGCCAAGAATTTGTAACTATGATATTTACTGTAAGCTGTAGAACATTGAATAACTATTAAaaaagtttccaaaaaaaaaaagtctggagtGACCAGACTGGTGGTTCTTGGGAGAGGGAGACACAGACACCTGTTGGGTTGGTGAGTGTCCCCTGGGCTTCTCCCAAGTTGATTCTAAACTTTTTTTCACCAGTCAAGCGATACCTACAGATACGCTGCATCTCCGGGTCAGGGGCCGGGGCTAAGGTGTGTGATACAGGAGTGCAGGGAAGCCGTGAATGATGGAGGCTGCATCTGCCGAGTGCCCACCGTGTGGCCGGTGCTGTGCTTTATGCTTGGTGACTGGCAATCCTCACGGCAGGACAGGAGGTGAGCCCTGTGGGTAGCCCTGGCCTTGGGAGGGGGAGCAGCTGAGGAGGGCGAGTACCTTGGCCAAGGTTACAGAGCTAGTGAGGGGCAGAGCTGGAACTTACACTTGGTCTGGCTCCAAAGCACAGGTACCAAGCCCCAAGTTCTCCTGCCcaccctggaggaggcagtgccTACATCCACTTAACAGGGCTAAGCGGTCTGTGGGCCCAGAAGGATGGCTGAGGGTGATAATGTGGTCTCCATCCATGTCGTCGTCACGTGCTATCAGCTTTATTTATGTCCAAAACATCTCTAATCTCCCTTCTGGGCAAAGCCACTGTCCTGGTCCAGGCCTGGGTTTCCTCCCTGGTCATCGCGGCAACTGTTCCTCCTAGGGCCTGGCTCCTGCCGTCCACGCCCTACCAGCCTCCCAAGTATTCAGCTTCCTCAAGTGGGGAGAATCCTTGAGGCCCAAAGAGGCTAAGTGCCCTGGCTATAACTAACACTCTGGGGCCCTCTCCGCCAGACTGTACCCCGGGCCTCCACAGAACCTCCCTCCCCTGTGGGGGCAGAAAGCTGTGTCAGGTGTGGTCGGGGACGATGTTCCTGGGCTCTGTCACAGCAGTTCCTCCTGGACAGGAAGGGGACTTTGTCCAGGGACTCGGCTCCAGGAGCAGGTGGGAGGCGGAGACCTGGGCCGAGGCACCCACCATTCTAGCCCACGGAGGAGGGGCAGCAGAGTGAGAAGAGGTCAAGCTCAGAACTGTCCTCATTGGCCACCCAGAGCCCCACCTTGTCCTCTAGCTCCCACCCTGCCAGCAGCCTCGGCCTACCTTCAGCTCAAGAGTAGGTTTTAGAGCCAGGAAAGCTTCCAGGTGAGAGGGGGGTCCTCAGGGTCAACCATATCAGACGCACCCCTAGCTGGTCCTCAGCTCATCTCCCTTTTGGGAGGTGGCTTCAGTATCCCCAAGGATCAAGTGAAGAGACTGGGGCCAGAGCCATTCCTTTTTCTTACCTTCCAGCAAGCAGGAAATTGGGGTGGCAGGCGTGGTCTGGAGGTGACCAGTGCCTATTACCCCAGGGGCCAGCACTGAGATGGGTGTCCATTacctcacctgggaagctcagaccCAGCCTCAGTCTCCACCCTCACTGGCATCTGTATGTGCCTCATCCCAGAGACCAGAGTCCAGCTTCCCTCTGGGAACGGAGGCCAGAGGGTGGGAGGGTCAGCCTCCCCTTTGACCCAGGGGACTATCTCATCCTCATCTCAGGGTGTCATCCAGGCACTCGGTGAAGTGGGGTTGGTTGGCTCGGGGCAGCCAAGTCTAAGAAGCCACACCCTGGCGAATAGGGACACCAACAGCACCACGGTGGCCCCAGGGAACATTCCCTGGGTGCACTGGTGCCCGTTGGTCCCCTACAACACTGTTCTAGACTCTTGATATCTAGATGATGCTGAACCTCTGATGCTCCAGAAAATTCCTCTTGATGTCCAGCCTgtatccttccctcccctcttgaGAGCAGGTGATACTTTGTCTCCTGAATCCTCAGAGGTGCCCTCCCTTTCCTGCCCACCTGAGAAGctgcagagagaagcctgtgctctagagaggtgagaggaagggagaggttGCGTCTCCACTTGAATCTGCCCAGCCTCCCCTCAGGACAGGAGTCTTCGCAGCTGCCAGGCTGGGCCCCACCATGGCTTCTGCCCCATGTGAAGTCAGGCTTCGGGCATATGCCCAGCGTGGCCACTGCCGTCTCCCAGGAGCAAGCCTGAGCCTTCCCAGGGTGTCCccttccacccccaccctggaTTCCACCAGGCATCACTTCTTGGTTCTTCAGCCTCTCCTTGAGCCTCTTTGCCATTAGTGTTTAAATACGTCTCCTTCCTCCAATACAAAACACCAAAAGAACCTGGAATTAACTAAAAACCCCCTCTCCCTGAAGCCTGTACCTATGGTTGGACTGCAGCTCTTCCTTACCCAAGGGCAGATAAGGCCAGATGACCTGCGAGGCCACCTCTGGCCCCACTTCATCTGGTGCCCCACCTGCCAAACAGCAGACACTGCCAGGGGAGGGATGGCATGTCCCACACACAGGGCCTGACACAGAACTATGCAGTGAATGGGCAACCTGGGAAGAGGCACAAGGACAAGCAGCTCCTCCTGACACTACTTTCccacatttttattattcaacAATGGATGAGTATGGAGACACAAGGATGGACAACAGCCAAGTTTCAATAAATAAGAGAAACGGGGACAGCCGTGGGCCCGTGCCTGCACAGCCCCACATAAATAACGAGACTGCGGAGCCAGTGTGGAAACGGAGGTGGAGCAGTCGCCTGCACTGCCCAGGCCAGGGGACAAACACCAACACCGCAGGGACACACACCACCGAGGCCAGAGGCCCCTTCCCAGCCCCGTCGCACACGCCACTTCCCTCCGAAGCGCCTGAGATCGTGGGGGTGGCTGGGGCTCTGCACCACAGTCCTGCCCAGGTCAAGTCTGTTTCTTCAGTTTCAATAAAAACAGCAGGGGCAGAGGCAGGCACATGCATTAGGCCCCTTATGTATGCAGAGCCACATTCAGGCAGCCCTGGGGGAGACTTGAAGGCAGAGGGCCTGAAGCAGCAAAAACGGGGTCAGATAAAGCTACTAGTGGGAGGGGCAGTGTGGAGTCGAGCTCTCCACCCCCACGACCCAGCCCAGAGCCTGCGAGGCGGGAAGGCCCTGTGCGCCGCGGCACCGCTACCCCCACTTCACAGTCGAAAGAACTGGGACCCAGTAATGGCCAGAGGCTTGACCTGGACGAGAACCCAAAACTCAGCTCCCAGCCCAGGTCCTTTATAGGACCTGTCAGAAAAGGAGGGAGAAGTCCCCCCTACAGGGGCAAGGGTGGGGCCAGGGGTGCCAGGCAGAGGGCCCTTCCCCACCACAAGGCCTAGCCGCCCGGTGGAGCAGAGGTCAgggcagggcacaggctcaaggACCTGCGGGAGGGAAATGGGTGGCGGGGACGGGAGGGGGCCTCCACCTGCTCCTGCACACAGCACCCGATGGCCGGCCTCCTGTCTCCTCACCGGGGTGGACACTCCCACCTCCAGGCCTTGGCGGTTTTGTCTGCTGGCGTTTCTGGATCCTCATGGGCCCAGCTGCagctccccctcctccaggaagccctcggAACCgcccagggcagggctgcaggGTCCTCAGACGGGACAGCTCCTCAGATGACCAGGTTGCTCTCACTTAGCCGGACCACATAGCGGTTCTCCTGGGGGACAGAGTTGAGGAATCAGAGCTGTCAGGGGGCTTCTGGCTCCAAGAAAGCAGCCCCTGCCCAGCGCCCTGTGGACCTCCACCCCTGCCTTGTCCGCCATGGAAGTGGCCCAGGTGCTGACAAGACCCCTTCCCACTCGGGTCCTCACCTCGGCCTTGTTCTCTGCTGGGGGCTTTGGCCACTTAGCATGGCTTCCACCACTTCCTAGAAGTGCCCGCTGTTCACTGGGGAGGCCAGGTCGTGGGGAGTTGGGGAGCTCACCCCCTGAGGGCCCAGCCTCTGTGATGGTCTTCACCTCGGAGGCCACTGAACTCACACGCTGCTCGGGAATTCGGGCCACACGGAACCTGTGAGGAGTGGCGATGCCATGTTCCCCCGTTAGAGGGGGATCCCCAGGTGTGAGGAGTGCAGCACCCGCCAGGGTTGCACAGCAAGTTCCTGGATCAGAGCCTGAGCCCTCCCCATGTCTTCTCGCCCACTGCCGGGCTCCCAACTCTAGGCTGTGTGTGACCAGGTTCTTAGGTGTCATGGGGGCCCAGGTGTTATCAGGGCGAGGACCCTGGCAACCCCCACTGCAAAGAGAGGCCCACTGAGGCCAGGAAGGGTGGGGCTGCCCACAGATCGacctccagccctgcctcccccacAGCCGTCAGGGGTCACCTGTGGTCTGTGCCCTCACCTGCCCACAGACAAGATGGTGATCTCGCCCTGGCGTCCGGCCTTGGCCCCGGCCTTTGGGGTCCTGGCTGGGTTGGGCAGGAGTCTGGGGGCAGGAGTGGTGGCAGCTGCAGCCTCAGGGGACAGCAGCACCTCGGGCCACTTCTTCTGGCTACAACGGGAGCAGCAGGGGCCCGAGAGCGAGGCCAGTCCCTGCACGGTGTGGAGGTGCTGGCGATGCGGGCAAACGTGCGGCATGCTGGGCAGGCCCGGGGGCAGCCTGTGGGGAACACAGGCGGGAGGGTCACGGGGCGGGGCAGGCCCAGGAGACCCCGGAGAGACAGGAGGGGAAACGCACCCCAGGGCCGAGTCACCGGGAGGCAGGCCGAGTACCTGCTGTCGGGGGCCCGCCTGCCGGCTCACCTGGGCAGAGGCCGGTGGCTGGTCTGCACCAGCTGTCGGCTGTGGTACTCCTTCAGCAGCTCCTCCAGCGCCGCGGCATTCTCTGTGGGCAGCTGCTCTCAGAACCTGGCTCTGGGCAGCCAGGGAGGACCCGCCCCCGCACCGGCCCCCTGCCCACTCACTCCTCCCCAGCGCCGGCCGTGTGCCTTTTCCTCCCCCGCTCACCGAGCAAGAAAGGGGGCAGCACCGCCAGCCACACGGTCAGAGGGCCAGGCTGCCCGAGGCGCGCCGGCGGGAGAGGCAGAGCAGCGCTCTGGCGCGGGGATGGGGCCAGACCTCCCTCCTCACCTTTCTTCTCTGTGATCAGGCGCACCAAGACCCCAATGGTGTCCTCACTGGCGTCCTCAGGCCGGCAAGCAGGGTTGGTCCCTGGAGGAGAGAGAACCACCACGACTCCAGGGAAGAAGCGGGTGGGACACGCTGCTGCTCGCCGGCTACGCCAGGATTTGGCAGCAGAGGGCGCCCCAGGCCCGGGTGTGTGCGCGTCTAGGGCCTCAGCTCTGGCTCTGAGCTGTTACCACCTTCACTGCTCAGCACCACCGCTCCCTGCACCTGGCAGCCCCAGGTGCTGAGCAGTTTCAGGGCCACCTGAACTCCACCATCCTGCACagagtgtgtggggtgggggaccAGCCTCTCCCAGGGCCTGCCCTCTCCTCAGCCTCAGGGAGCTGTGTGTGGCCTCTCTGCCCAGAACCCCCGCCAGCCCCAGCACACTCTGCCGTTCTGGGCCTGTCATGCCCTGCACACCGCCCTGTCTTCTTCGTAACTAACCAAGGGCCCAGACCTCCAGGGCACGAGAATGGGCCATACAATGAATCCTGGGCCAGCAGCAGAGCTCCTAGGACTTGCACCCAGGCAGCAGCCAGCAAGTTAAAGGGAGTCCTAGGAAAACATGTGGTTCCAGGCTAAGCGGCCTGCCCGAAGTTCCTGTCCTGTCCCCCTCCTGGCCCTGCAGAGACAGGGGCTGGAAAGGGGACTGGCATGGGAGGCACCATTCAATCTTGACTTGGCCAAGGAGGggtaagggaaaaaagaaaagggctcTAAGGCCCTAGGGGAGGGGCAGGACGAGCATGTCTTTCCCTCTGGTTCCAGGGCTTGTAACTCAAACCACAGCCTGGAGCTGAAACCGGAGCCTCTCATGGTGCCTGTCCAGGTCAGCTGCCCTGCCAGCCCTTCAGGCCAGAGGCCAGAGGTCACCCTGAGTACTCAGGAGGCAGTCTAACCTTTAACTACACACACAGCAGCAGCCCCAAAGGGGTCCAGACTCCTCCAGCTGGGAGGGAATCCCACTGCAGCCCCTTGACCTCTCTGCCTGTTCTGCCCCAGTTGCCACCTTGGGCCATCTCAGCCTTCCTTCCACTTTATCAGTTTGCCCACGTGCCACACCTCCAGGAAACTCTCCTGATCACCCTTCCAGGCCAAGTAGATTGCCTCAGGTGACCCCAAGCTGAGCTAGGCTGGGCCAACCCGCCTCCCACTCAACCCCCGGCTGGGCCTCACCGCTGCCTCCGCCTCCGGGGCCAGGCCCGACCTCCTTCTGGGCCGTGCAGTGGTAGCCCTTCCGCTTGAGCAGGTTGCACACCAGGATGCCCAGCAGTCCCATGAGACAGAAGATGGGCACGATGGCGATCACTGCGTACTGGGCAGCCGTCTCCTCGGGGCTGCCTGCCCGCGTGCTGTTCCCAGGCTGCCGCGTCTCCCCTGCACCACCGGCCCCTGCGGCCACCTCCACGCCACGTCGGGCCCGTCGCCCCCGTTCTGAGCACCACGGAGGATGGAGgcaggacagaggcagagaggcagacacTCAGCAAGGCCCAGGGCTGAGTCACGGGGCAGGGGTGGGATTTGTGATACTGATAGGCCCACAGCCACCCACTGTCCACCACGTTGGGGAAGCCAAGGCCAGCTCAGCCCCCTCCTTTTTGGCCACTTGACCATCAGGATGGCCAGACCCTGAGCCCCCATCTAGGCCAGAGCGTAAACAAAAGGCAGTGGTGCACACGTGCCTGGGCACAGGGCACCAGACCCTGCCTCTCCACAAGCCTGGCCCATCAGCTGGTTTCCTCAGAAAGTGACCAACTCCACGGGTGAGAGGAGGTgcacgtgtgtgagtgtgtatgctcACACTCGTCCATGTGGGTCGTTTTgagggggagaaggaaggacagGAGACGGGTTGGGACGTGAGCCCCCAGCTGTGACAGTCTCTGTCCCtcggagatggagagagaagagacagcCAGCGGACCAAGTGACCACCTCCTGCTGGATACCCTGGGCTAGGGGAGTGAGGATCCCACTGCCCCAGATGGACACAGAGGGGCCCTCGGGCTCAAGCTCTCCAGACCCCTTCCCACACATCCCCACCAGTCCTAGCCCCGTCTGCACTCACTGAAACAGCTGCGGCCACCCAGAGGGGTCCGGGAGCATGGCCAGCAGGGAACACCGGGGGCCTCTGCAGGGGAGAACCACCTGCAGGGAGGGAAGATGTCACTGAAGCCCAAAGGCCGTCCTTAGAGAGGCTGGACCTTCCCCACGGGCACCCTCACCGGTCCCGACccaccccatttcacagatgggaagtcTGAGGCCCACTCAAGGGGTGAGTGAGGCTGGGACCCCAGGATCTCAAGTCCTGGCCTCCGGGTCATGAACCCCCTCGCTCCACCCCATGGCTCACCCAGGCTGGCAGTCTCCACATAGTGCGTCTTGTGTTGCCGTGCCCACCTGGGCCTCTAGCCTCCCTCGAGGGCTGCAGCGTGAGTGTGGCTGGCACGGGCGAGAGCCCCAGGAAGCCGAGAAGGTGCCTGGGGGGCAGGACCTACATAATGTGCCCCACCCTGGTTCCTGCAGGAGGGAAAGAGTGAGAACAGAGCCAGAAGCCAGGCCTGGGCTCCCTGCCCCGGCCCTCAGTCTTCCCAGGAGAGGCCGACGGGCAGGGCGAGCTCACCAGGTTGGGCTCCTGCCCAGGTGGGCACTGCTGAGGGGCTGTCGGTGTGGCAGTGGCCAGAGGCCAGGGCAGCAGCTGGAAGGACACAGGGAAGGACACACTCAGGGGGCAGAAAGCACTGGGGCATGGCAGCGGCGGGCCCTCCGACCTGCCGCCCCAGGCACAGGGGCCTCCGGTTCCTGGGCCGCCCCCAGGCTTCGGGGCACCCTCGAGCTGCAGTCCCTATGCACAAGTCCAACCTGCCTGCCTCAGCCCTGCTGCATTGCCACTGCCCAGGCAAGGAGGGAGCACATCTGCTTCTGGAAAGTGCCAGAAAGCCCCCGACAGGGCCAGGGCAGGCTCTCGAACCCTTGGGTCTTTGAGTCACAGCCTTGGAGCTAACCTGGACAATGAGGAGGACGTTCTTCCAAATTCCTCTCTCAAGTTCCGCCCCACTTCCTGCTTGCTGCCTTGGCCCCCACATCACGGCTGAAAACGTCATTAACCAGCCTCATTTCATCATCCCTCGGGCCGAGTCTACAGGTGGTGTTTCTGGCCCTTGGCCGAGGCTCTGGGACCATATCCTCTTCTATGACCTCCCTGCCATGCAAGGCCAGCCCATTCACAGCCTGGCACCCACAGAGGGCACGACAGGTCCCAAGGGAAGGATCGTCTCAATTTGCATCCCACCCATTCCTCTTGGAGCGCCCTCTTTTCCCATTCCAGGTGTGAACTATCTGCCCTGAATCCCCCTTCTCCAGTCCTCTGATGGGGCCCCAGCTTGGGACAGGTGCAGGGTTGAGCCAGCTACCCTGACGGGCAGAGGGAATGTCACATGGTGGGTGTGAGGGACCTCCTCAGGCTCCAGACCTGGTTCCAGCTCGTGCCAAGCACTGGGAGGCCAGGGGCACCAAGAGAGGAGTGGGCCAGACTGTCTCTGCTCCTCAAAGGAAGGGCTGCGTAACCCACCTCAGCACGAGGCTCCTGAGGGCTCAGGTCACGCCTCCCCCTGTCCCATCCCCACTCACCACGAGGAGACAGGACAGGGGCCAGGGTGGCGGGCTCAGCTTCATCCTCAGGCCCCAGCGGGTGGAGACGGAAGAGGCGGCCACTGTGTTCCCAGCGTGTGTTCCCGGACGGGGCTGGACGGGAGGGAAGGTGGGGAGATGGTGTGGGCAGGCAGAAGGCTGGGGCAGCCTCGCAGGGCAGCACGGGCTTGGGGGGTTTCCGGCCTCGTCCACGAACAGCCAGCTGCCCCAGGCCAAGCAGGGAAGCGTGGCAGGAAGGGACCGACAgcttggggcgggggtgggaggaaCGAGGGGCCTCTCCGTTCACATCCCCAGCTCTCAGGGCTCCCGCCTCTCAGAACTCTGGGGGCCACAGGCAAGCCCACCTCTCTGCTTGCCTGCCTTCACTCTTGCTGCTTCTGCTCCAAGGAAGGCCTGCTCCGCCACACTTCAAAGCCCAACATTAAGGCCTCTCCTGCCGGAGGCCCTTCCAGACGTCCTTTCCCCCAAAGCGCCTGCGCGTGGCCTCCCCCAGCCCGACCCCACCACAGCCCTGGTCCTCCCGCGGGCCCACTGTCCACCCTTGGCCGGCTTCTCCAGAGTGCCCGGCCTGCCCCTCAGAGCCCTGGGCAGACCTGCGGGGACGGGGGACAGGGTGGTCGTCGCAGCCCGCACTCAAGCCTTCCGTCTTCTCCCAGGCGCCTCCTGTGTACTCCGCCCCTTGTCCTCAGGGAGCTCACACCCCAGGAAGACCTACGACCAACAGATTAACCGTGCCGGGCAGAGGGAAGGGCCAAGACACCAAGCGTGGCACACGAGGGCACGGAGTGTGGCGGGCACTGGCCGTGCCGGGAGAAAAGTCTCCAGCCGGCAGACACGGCTGAAGAGCAGGGAGAAGGATTTGGCTTAGATGACAAAAGGGACGAGCGGCAGAGCCAGGGAGTCCCGTGATGCCCCCCCAGGAGGCCACGCTCCAGGCtcgggagggagggagagtgtCTCGGGCAGCCAGTGACCCCCGTGGGGCAGCCTCGGGCAGCCAAGCCCAGCGCCTGGAGGGGCCCTGCCTGGAGCCTCAGAGTCC is a window encoding:
- the RELT gene encoding tumor necrosis factor receptor superfamily member 19L codes for the protein MKLSPPPWPLSCLLVLLPWPLATATPTAPQQCPPGQEPNLEPGWGTLCRSCPPGTFSASWGSRPCQPHSRCSPRGRLEAQVGTATQDALCGDCQPGWFSPAEAPGVPCWPCSRTPLGGRSCFKRGRRARRGVEVAAGAGGAGETRQPGNSTRAGSPEETAAQYAVIAIVPIFCLMGLLGILVCNLLKRKGYHCTAQKEVGPGPGGGGSGTNPACRPEDASEDTIGVLVRLITEKKENAAALEELLKEYHSRQLVQTSHRPLPRLPPGLPSMPHVCPHRQHLHTVQGLASLSGPCCSRCSQKKWPEVLLSPEAAAATTPAPRLLPNPARTPKAGAKAGRQGEITILSVGRFRVARIPEQRVSSVASEVKTITEAGPSGGELPNSPRPGLPSEQRALLGSGGSHAKWPKPPAENKAEENRYVVRLSESNLVI